From the genome of Rhizobium binae, one region includes:
- a CDS encoding acyltransferase family protein, with translation MRPQERLAGADFLRAMACLLVLAHHLTLRLDMRRIPDELASTAHILRFGNFGVAIFFVLSGFLLARPFWRALDGGSGMPSLGNYAIRRAARIAPGFWFAATVSFIVSLTLLALPLTPELALRYVSGLLFMSQWHWRTFFPVEADGPLWSIPFEVTSYVLLPACFSLLFRLPGLRQRLFLARCAWVCVVAGALIAHLAILRLFALDDIGRGWAYGLQGGAKEWMPNYNPIGFFAVFALGALAAGIEIMLPAKRSLGFDVAALLAFSIAGYRLAISPGGSAEAYGWLGIPYGFPVFPLAIATALVSLCHSQRLGRLLDNAPVRYVAKISFGIYIWQEIILTLIQRLDPGSFGASSDNVVIGWLQSCGLAATLVILVASLSYHLLEGAAIDFGNRLTSHSPDQATPFKV, from the coding sequence ATGCGACCGCAGGAGAGACTGGCCGGAGCGGACTTTTTGCGCGCGATGGCCTGCCTGCTGGTGCTTGCTCACCATCTCACGCTCCGGCTGGATATGCGCCGAATTCCCGATGAATTGGCGTCGACGGCGCACATCCTCCGCTTCGGCAACTTCGGCGTTGCCATTTTCTTCGTGCTCAGCGGATTTCTTCTGGCCCGTCCCTTCTGGCGCGCGCTCGATGGCGGCAGCGGCATGCCGAGCCTTGGGAACTATGCCATCCGCAGGGCGGCGCGCATTGCCCCCGGCTTCTGGTTCGCCGCCACCGTCAGCTTCATTGTCAGCCTGACGCTGCTTGCGCTGCCGCTGACGCCGGAGCTTGCCCTTCGATACGTTTCCGGATTGCTGTTCATGAGCCAATGGCATTGGCGCACGTTTTTCCCTGTCGAGGCTGACGGGCCGCTCTGGTCCATCCCCTTCGAGGTCACCAGCTATGTGCTCCTGCCGGCCTGCTTTTCCCTGCTGTTTCGCCTGCCCGGGCTGCGGCAGCGCCTGTTCCTGGCCCGTTGCGCCTGGGTCTGCGTCGTTGCCGGCGCCCTCATTGCCCATCTGGCCATCTTAAGGCTTTTTGCGCTCGACGACATCGGGCGCGGCTGGGCCTATGGCCTGCAGGGCGGGGCGAAGGAATGGATGCCCAACTACAATCCGATCGGCTTCTTCGCCGTCTTCGCGCTCGGCGCGCTTGCCGCCGGCATAGAAATCATGCTGCCGGCAAAGCGTTCCCTCGGATTCGATGTCGCGGCACTTCTCGCCTTTTCCATTGCCGGCTACCGCCTCGCCATATCGCCCGGCGGTTCGGCCGAGGCTTACGGCTGGCTCGGCATCCCCTACGGATTTCCCGTCTTTCCGCTGGCGATCGCAACGGCGCTCGTATCGCTCTGCCATTCGCAGCGTCTGGGCAGGTTGCTCGACAACGCGCCGGTCCGCTACGTCGCCAAGATCTCGTTCGGCATCTACATCTGGCAGGAGATCATCTTGACATTGATTCAGAGACTCGACCCCGGTTCGTTCGGCGCCTCCTCGGACAATGTGGTCATCGGCTGGCTGCAATCCTGCGGTCTAGCGGCGACGCTCGTCATTCTGGTGGCAAGTCTGAGCTATCATCTGCTGGAAGGAGCGGCGATCGACTTCGGCAACCGTCTGACATCGCACTCACCCGATCAGGCTACTCCTTTTAAAGTATAA
- a CDS encoding sugar transferase: MNAFISKTRSRFDPSQRQTKTRTLLVANSNIRQPESFAKAEGRPALRLAVKRLIDIVISANALIVLAPLFLAIALFIKLDDGGPVFFRQLRWGLNGRKIKIFKFRSMRADACDPSGVQQTVKGDVRMTAIGAMLRRTNIDELPQLLNVLKGEMSLVGPRCHAINMRAAGRLYEEAVPNYHHRHIMRPGITGLAQTRGWRGPTTRPLEARARIACDIYYVRNFSLLLDLKILFKTLIIELRGGTGF, translated from the coding sequence ATGAATGCTTTTATTTCGAAGACGCGTTCACGCTTCGATCCGTCCCAGCGTCAGACCAAAACCAGGACCCTGCTCGTGGCGAATTCCAACATTCGCCAGCCGGAGAGCTTTGCGAAGGCCGAAGGAAGGCCGGCACTGCGATTGGCCGTCAAACGGCTGATCGACATCGTCATCTCGGCCAACGCCCTGATCGTACTGGCGCCGCTTTTTCTGGCGATCGCGCTTTTCATCAAGCTCGACGATGGCGGCCCGGTGTTCTTCCGCCAGCTCCGCTGGGGGCTGAACGGCCGGAAGATCAAGATCTTCAAATTCCGTTCAATGCGGGCGGACGCTTGCGATCCCAGCGGCGTGCAGCAGACCGTCAAGGGCGACGTCAGGATGACCGCCATCGGCGCCATGCTCCGCAGGACCAACATCGACGAACTGCCGCAGCTTCTGAACGTCCTCAAAGGCGAGATGTCCTTGGTCGGCCCACGCTGCCATGCCATCAACATGCGCGCCGCCGGCAGGCTCTACGAGGAGGCGGTGCCGAACTACCACCATCGACACATCATGCGCCCCGGCATTACCGGCCTGGCGCAGACACGCGGCTGGCGCGGTCCGACGACAAGGCCGCTGGAAGCCCGGGCCCGCATCGCCTGTGATATCTATTATGTCAGGAATTTCAGCCTGTTGCTCGACCTGAAGATCCTGTTCAAGACACTGATCATCGAGCTGCGCGGCGGCACTGGCTTCTGA
- a CDS encoding F0F1 ATP synthase subunit epsilon → MADNFNFELVSPERLLLSEMVTEVVIPATEGEMTVMAHHAPTMTTIKPGIVSVRSGSGRKQDYVVFGGFADILPTGCTLLAESAVPVEELNKDELTRRIEAAKKELEDAVHHEHKSKLEHFILELTHLRGVVEQD, encoded by the coding sequence ATGGCTGACAATTTCAACTTTGAGCTCGTTTCGCCGGAGCGTCTGCTGCTGTCGGAGATGGTGACCGAAGTCGTCATTCCCGCAACCGAAGGCGAGATGACGGTTATGGCGCATCATGCGCCGACCATGACAACGATCAAGCCGGGTATCGTGAGCGTCCGCTCCGGCTCCGGCAGAAAGCAGGACTATGTGGTGTTCGGTGGTTTTGCCGATATCCTTCCGACAGGCTGCACATTGCTTGCCGAGTCTGCCGTTCCGGTTGAAGAGCTCAACAAGGATGAACTGACCCGCCGCATCGAAGCTGCCAAGAAGGAACTCGAGGATGCCGTGCATCACGAGCACAAATCGAAGCTTGAGCACTTCATCCTGGAACTGACTCATCTGCGTGGTGTCGTCGAGCAGGACTGA
- the atpD gene encoding F0F1 ATP synthase subunit beta, with protein MAEAATRSVGKVTQVIGAVVDVAFEGELPAILNALETDNNGNRLVLEVAQHLGENEVRTIAMDSSEGLVRGQQVVDTGAPISVPVGDETLGRIMNVIGEPVDEAGPLNTAHKRAIHQDAPAYVEQSTEAQILVTGIKVVDLLAPYAKGGKIGLFGGAGVGKTVLIMELINNVAKAHGGYSVFAGVGERTREGNDLYHEMIESGVNKHGGGEGSKAALVYGQMNEPPGARARVALTGLTVAEHFRDQGQDVLFFVDNIFRFTQAGSEVSALLGRIPSAVGYQPTLATDMGQMQERITTTTTGSITSVQAIYVPADDLTDPAPATSFAHLDATTVLSRSIAEKGIYPAVDPLDSTSRMLDPLVVGEEHYEVARKVQSTLQRYKALQDIIAILGMDELSEEDKVAVARARKIERFLSQPFFVAEVFTGSPGKLVALEDTIKGFKGLVNGEYDNLPEAAFYMVGSIDEAVEKAKKLAAA; from the coding sequence ATGGCTGAGGCAGCTACCCGCTCTGTCGGCAAAGTCACCCAGGTTATCGGCGCCGTCGTGGACGTCGCTTTCGAAGGCGAACTGCCGGCGATCCTGAACGCGCTCGAAACCGATAACAACGGCAACCGCCTTGTTCTCGAAGTCGCTCAGCATCTGGGCGAAAACGAAGTCCGCACCATCGCCATGGACTCGAGCGAGGGTCTCGTCCGCGGCCAGCAGGTCGTCGATACCGGCGCCCCGATCTCGGTTCCGGTCGGCGATGAGACGCTTGGCCGCATCATGAACGTCATCGGCGAACCGGTCGACGAAGCGGGCCCTCTCAACACTGCCCACAAGCGCGCCATCCACCAGGACGCGCCGGCTTACGTCGAGCAGTCGACGGAAGCGCAGATCCTCGTTACCGGCATCAAGGTCGTCGACCTTCTCGCCCCTTACGCAAAGGGCGGCAAGATCGGCCTGTTCGGCGGCGCCGGCGTCGGCAAGACGGTTCTCATCATGGAACTGATCAACAACGTCGCCAAGGCGCACGGTGGTTACTCGGTCTTCGCAGGCGTGGGTGAGCGTACCCGCGAAGGCAACGACCTCTACCACGAAATGATCGAATCAGGCGTCAACAAGCATGGCGGAGGCGAGGGCTCGAAGGCTGCGCTCGTTTACGGCCAGATGAACGAACCGCCGGGCGCGCGTGCTCGCGTCGCGCTGACCGGTCTGACCGTCGCAGAACATTTCCGCGACCAGGGCCAGGACGTTCTGTTCTTCGTCGACAACATCTTCCGTTTCACGCAGGCGGGTTCCGAAGTGTCGGCTCTGCTCGGCCGTATTCCTTCGGCCGTAGGTTATCAGCCGACGCTCGCAACCGACATGGGTCAGATGCAGGAACGCATCACCACGACGACCACGGGCTCGATCACCTCGGTCCAGGCCATCTACGTTCCGGCCGACGACTTGACCGACCCGGCGCCGGCGACCTCGTTCGCCCACCTTGACGCAACGACGGTTCTGTCGCGTTCGATTGCTGAAAAGGGCATCTACCCGGCCGTCGACCCGCTCGACTCCACCTCGCGCATGCTCGATCCGTTGGTCGTCGGCGAAGAGCATTACGAAGTCGCCCGTAAGGTCCAGTCGACGCTGCAGCGATACAAGGCCCTGCAGGACATCATCGCCATTCTGGGCATGGATGAACTGTCCGAAGAAGACAAGGTTGCCGTCGCGCGCGCCCGCAAGATCGAGCGCTTCCTGTCGCAGCCGTTCTTCGTTGCCGAAGTCTTCACCGGCTCGCCGGGCAAGCTGGTTGCTCTCGAAGACACGATCAAGGGCTTCAAGGGCCTCGTTAACGGCGAATACGACAATCTGCCGGAAGCCGCCTTCTACATGGTCGGCTCGATCGATGAAGCCGTCGAGAAGGCCAAGAAGCTCGCCGCCGCTTGA
- a CDS encoding F0F1 ATP synthase subunit gamma: MPSLKDLKNRIASVKATQKITKAMKMVAAAKLRRAQEAAEAARPYSQRMNAVLANIAKAVTDADGAPVLMTGTGEDQVHLLVVCTAERGLCGGFNSQIARFARDHVRKLVAEGKTVKIFTIGKKGYDILRREFASLIVERKELREVKKIGFENADQIGKRIIEMFEAGEFDVCTLFYSEFKSVISQVPTAQQLIPAKAPEAVVEDEEHAGAVYEYEPDPASILDDLIPRNISVQIFRALLENVAGEMGAKMSAMDNATRNAGEMINKLTLSYNRQRQAQITKELIEIISGAEAL; this comes from the coding sequence ATGCCTTCACTTAAGGATCTGAAAAACCGGATCGCCTCCGTCAAGGCGACGCAGAAGATCACCAAGGCGATGAAGATGGTCGCCGCGGCGAAGCTTCGGCGTGCGCAGGAGGCGGCCGAGGCCGCCCGGCCTTACTCGCAGCGTATGAACGCGGTCCTGGCGAATATCGCCAAGGCCGTTACCGATGCGGACGGGGCGCCGGTCTTGATGACCGGCACCGGCGAGGACCAGGTGCACCTGCTCGTGGTCTGCACGGCCGAACGCGGCCTGTGCGGCGGTTTCAACTCGCAGATTGCCCGCTTCGCTCGCGACCATGTCCGCAAATTGGTCGCCGAAGGCAAGACGGTGAAGATCTTCACCATCGGCAAGAAGGGTTATGACATTCTGCGCCGCGAATTCGCGTCACTGATTGTCGAGCGCAAGGAATTGCGCGAGGTCAAGAAGATCGGTTTCGAGAATGCCGACCAGATCGGCAAGCGCATCATCGAGATGTTCGAGGCCGGCGAATTCGACGTCTGCACGCTGTTCTATTCCGAGTTCAAGTCGGTGATCAGCCAGGTTCCGACCGCGCAGCAGCTCATCCCCGCCAAGGCCCCGGAAGCCGTCGTCGAGGATGAGGAGCATGCTGGCGCCGTCTACGAATACGAGCCGGATCCGGCGTCGATCCTCGACGATCTGATCCCGCGCAACATCTCGGTCCAGATCTTCCGCGCTCTTCTCGAGAATGTCGCGGGCGAAATGGGCGCCAAGATGAGCGCCATGGACAATGCGACGCGCAATGCTGGTGAGATGATCAATAAGCTGACACTGAGCTACAACCGCCAGCGTCAGGCGCAGATCACCAAGGAACTGATTGAAATCATTTCGGGCGCGGAAGCGCTCTGA
- the atpA gene encoding F0F1 ATP synthase subunit alpha, translated as MDIRAAEISAILKDQIKNFGKEAEVSEVGQVLSVGDGIARVYGLDNVQAGEMVEFPGGIRGMALNLESDNVGVVIFGNDRDIKEGDTVKRTGAIVDVPVGPELLGRVVDALGNPIDGKGPINATRRSRVDIKAPGIIPRKSVHEPMSTGLKAIDALIPVGRGQRELVIGDRQTGKTAILLDAFLNQKAIHDNGPEGEKLYCVYVAIGQKRSTVAQFVKVLEERGALKYSIIVAATASDPAPMQYLAPFAGCAMGEYFRDNGMHALIGYDDLSKQAVSYRQMSLLLRRPPGREAYPGDVFYLHSRLLERAAKMNDDMGAGSLTALPVIETQGNDVSAFIPTNVISITDGQIFLETDLFYQGIRPAVNVGLSVSRVGSSAQIKAMKQVAGSIKGELAQYREMAAFAQFGSDLDAATQRLLNRGARLTELLKQPQFSPLKTEEQVAVIFAGVNGYLDKLPVASVGKFEQGLLSYLRSEGSAILDAIRTEKAISDDTRGKLTAALDNFAKSFQ; from the coding sequence ATGGATATCCGCGCCGCGGAAATTTCCGCAATTCTCAAAGACCAGATCAAAAATTTCGGCAAAGAGGCGGAAGTCTCGGAAGTCGGCCAGGTTCTCTCCGTCGGTGACGGTATCGCTCGCGTTTACGGGCTGGACAATGTCCAGGCCGGTGAAATGGTCGAGTTCCCCGGCGGCATCCGCGGCATGGCCCTGAACCTTGAATCCGATAACGTCGGCGTCGTTATTTTCGGCAACGACCGCGACATCAAGGAAGGCGACACCGTCAAGCGGACTGGTGCCATCGTCGACGTTCCCGTTGGTCCCGAACTGCTCGGCCGTGTCGTCGACGCGCTCGGCAACCCGATCGACGGCAAAGGCCCGATCAATGCGACGCGCCGTTCGCGCGTCGACATCAAGGCTCCCGGCATCATCCCGCGCAAGTCGGTCCATGAGCCGATGTCGACCGGCCTCAAGGCCATCGATGCGCTGATCCCGGTCGGCCGCGGCCAGCGCGAACTCGTCATCGGCGACCGCCAGACCGGCAAGACCGCCATCCTTCTCGATGCCTTCCTCAACCAGAAGGCCATTCACGACAATGGTCCGGAGGGCGAAAAGCTTTACTGCGTTTACGTCGCTATCGGCCAGAAGCGTTCGACCGTCGCCCAGTTCGTCAAGGTGCTCGAAGAGCGCGGCGCGCTGAAATACTCGATCATCGTCGCCGCCACCGCTTCCGATCCGGCGCCGATGCAGTACCTGGCCCCGTTTGCCGGCTGCGCCATGGGCGAATATTTCCGCGACAACGGCATGCATGCGCTGATTGGATACGACGACCTGTCGAAGCAGGCCGTGTCCTACCGCCAGATGTCGCTGTTGCTGCGTCGCCCGCCGGGCCGCGAAGCCTATCCGGGCGATGTTTTCTATCTGCACTCTCGCCTGCTCGAGCGCGCTGCGAAGATGAACGACGACATGGGTGCCGGTTCGCTGACCGCTCTTCCTGTTATCGAAACGCAGGGCAACGACGTTTCGGCCTTCATTCCGACCAACGTGATCTCGATTACCGACGGCCAGATCTTCCTTGAAACCGACCTGTTCTACCAGGGTATCCGTCCTGCCGTGAACGTCGGTCTGTCGGTTTCCCGCGTCGGTTCTTCGGCTCAGATCAAGGCGATGAAGCAGGTCGCAGGCTCGATCAAGGGCGAGCTCGCCCAGTACCGCGAAATGGCCGCCTTCGCCCAGTTCGGTTCGGATCTTGACGCTGCGACGCAGCGCCTGCTGAACCGTGGCGCTCGCCTGACCGAACTCCTGAAGCAGCCGCAGTTCTCGCCGCTGAAGACGGAAGAGCAGGTCGCTGTGATCTTCGCAGGCGTCAACGGTTACCTCGACAAGCTGCCGGTCGCATCGGTCGGCAAGTTCGAACAGGGCCTGTTGTCCTATCTGCGTTCGGAAGGCTCCGCCATCCTCGACGCAATCCGCACGGAAAAGGCTATCAGCGACGACACCAGGGGCAAGCTCACCGCTGCTCTCGACAACTTCGCCAAGTCTTTCCAGTAA
- a CDS encoding F0F1 ATP synthase subunit delta, whose protein sequence is MPVADTSQLTSGVAERYASSLFELALEHGAVDSVTADLDRFQAMLDESAELKRFVASPVFSAEDQLKAIVAISERAGISGFFANFLKVVARNRRLFALPGMIRAFRLIAANHRGEISAEVTSAHALSQAQETELKAALKSVTGKDVTMAVTVDPSILGGLIVKVGSRQIDTSLRTKLSTLKLALKEVG, encoded by the coding sequence GTGCCAGTGGCAGACACGTCCCAGCTTACTTCTGGTGTTGCCGAGCGCTATGCTTCGTCGCTTTTCGAGCTGGCGCTCGAGCACGGCGCCGTCGACAGCGTAACCGCCGATCTTGACCGTTTCCAGGCGATGCTGGATGAGAGCGCCGAACTGAAGCGCTTCGTCGCAAGTCCGGTTTTCTCCGCTGAAGATCAGCTGAAGGCGATTGTCGCCATCAGCGAGCGAGCCGGCATCAGCGGCTTCTTCGCCAATTTTCTGAAGGTCGTGGCGCGCAACCGCCGCCTGTTTGCCCTGCCGGGGATGATCAGGGCCTTCCGCCTCATCGCCGCGAATCATCGCGGTGAAATCTCCGCCGAGGTCACCTCGGCGCATGCGCTCTCCCAGGCGCAGGAAACCGAATTGAAGGCGGCACTCAAGAGCGTCACCGGCAAAGACGTGACGATGGCCGTCACGGTTGATCCGTCAATTCTTGGTGGTCTGATCGTGAAGGTCGGGTCCCGTCAGATTGATACGTCTCTTCGTACCAAACTCTCTACCCTTAAGCTCGCATTGAAAGAGGTTGGCTGA
- a CDS encoding AGROH133_08824 family phage infection protein codes for MEFEFPTEFGEQLAFGAAAFTAIAGFVIMFAPGLAMRIFGLAPSGERREGFSEVRSTGGFYLGFGLGSVVLAQPLIYTAFGAAFAMAAFARIVSILSDKGSTYLNYLLLVVQTVIAALPLLYVFGFFQT; via the coding sequence ATGGAATTTGAGTTTCCGACGGAATTTGGTGAGCAGCTTGCCTTCGGCGCAGCCGCCTTCACGGCCATCGCCGGCTTCGTCATCATGTTTGCGCCCGGTCTTGCGATGAGGATCTTCGGCCTGGCGCCGAGCGGCGAGCGGCGTGAAGGTTTCAGCGAGGTCCGATCGACAGGTGGCTTCTATCTCGGTTTTGGTCTCGGTTCCGTCGTGCTGGCGCAGCCGCTGATTTATACGGCATTCGGCGCAGCGTTCGCCATGGCCGCGTTCGCCCGCATCGTCTCCATTCTGTCAGATAAGGGGAGTACTTATCTCAACTATTTACTTCTGGTTGTGCAAACAGTTATCGCGGCACTGCCGCTGCTGTATGTTTTCGGCTTCTTCCAAACATGA